In Streptomyces sp. NBC_00414, a single window of DNA contains:
- a CDS encoding NADH-quinone oxidoreductase subunit C codes for MSDANGNGTNGADPEKDLGASNLPGQRGDGGEEIRVQRGMFGANNGGDTSGYGGLVRSIRLPGPAARPYGGWFDEVADELEGALEEQGLVPENAIEKTIVDRDEMTFHIDREHLLQVAQTLRDDPALRFELCTGVSGVHYPEDKGRELHAVYHLRSITHNRLIRLEVSAPDSDPRIPSLVSVYPTNDWHERETYDFFGLVFEGHPALTRIMMPDDWQGFPQRKDYPLGGIAVEYKGAQIPAPDQRRSYS; via the coding sequence GTGAGCGACGCGAACGGCAACGGCACGAACGGCGCCGATCCCGAGAAGGACCTCGGCGCATCCAACCTCCCGGGCCAGCGCGGTGACGGCGGGGAGGAGATCCGCGTCCAGCGCGGCATGTTCGGCGCGAACAACGGCGGGGACACCTCCGGATACGGCGGCCTGGTCCGCTCGATCCGCCTCCCCGGCCCGGCCGCCCGCCCGTACGGCGGCTGGTTCGACGAGGTCGCCGACGAGCTGGAGGGCGCCCTGGAGGAACAGGGCCTCGTCCCGGAGAACGCGATCGAGAAGACGATCGTCGACCGCGACGAGATGACCTTCCACATCGACCGGGAGCACCTGCTCCAGGTCGCGCAGACCCTGCGCGACGACCCGGCCCTGCGCTTCGAGCTCTGCACCGGAGTGAGCGGGGTCCACTACCCCGAGGACAAGGGCCGCGAGCTGCACGCCGTCTACCACCTGCGCTCGATCACCCACAACCGGCTGATCCGGCTCGAAGTCAGTGCCCCCGACAGCGACCCCCGCATCCCGTCCCTGGTCTCGGTCTATCCGACGAACGACTGGCACGAGCGCGAGACGTACGACTTCTTCGGCCTCGTCTTCGAAGGTCACCCGGCGCTGACGCGGATCATGATGCCGGACGACTGGCAGGGCTTCCCGCAGCGCAAGGACTATCCCCTCGGCGGCATCGCCGTCGAGTACAAGGGCGCCCAGATCCCGGCTCCGGACCAGCGGAGGTCGTACTCATGA
- a CDS encoding NADH-quinone oxidoreductase subunit D — protein sequence MSTQSASARETTEGTVYTVTGGDWDEVVQTAARADDERIVVNMGPQHPSTHGVLRLILEIEGETVTEARCGIGYLHTGIEKNLEFRTWTQGTTFVTRMDYLTSFFNEAAYCLAVEKLLGIEDQIPDRATIIRVLLMELNRLSSHLVCIATGGMELGATTIMIYGFRDRELILDIYELITGLRMNHAFIRPGGLAQDLPPGAVDHIREFVKKMRKNLPEYDKLATGNPIFKARMQDIGHLDLAGCMALGATGPILRSAGLPHDLRKAQPYCGYETYDFDVPTTDTADAYGRFLIRLEEMRQSLAIVEQCLDRLQPGPVMVADKKIAWPAQLALGPDGLGNSLDHIKKIMGTSMEALIHHFKLVTEGFRVPPGQAYAAVESPKGELGVHVVSDGGTRPYRVHYRDPSFTNLQAMAAMCEGGQIADVIVAVASIDPVMGGVDR from the coding sequence ATGAGCACGCAGTCAGCATCGGCGCGGGAGACCACCGAGGGCACCGTCTACACGGTCACCGGTGGCGACTGGGACGAGGTCGTCCAGACCGCGGCCAGGGCCGACGACGAGCGCATCGTCGTCAACATGGGCCCGCAGCACCCGTCCACCCACGGCGTGCTCCGGCTCATCCTCGAAATCGAGGGCGAGACGGTCACCGAGGCCCGCTGCGGCATCGGCTACCTGCACACCGGCATCGAGAAGAACCTCGAATTCCGTACGTGGACACAGGGCACCACCTTCGTGACGCGCATGGACTACCTGACGTCCTTCTTCAACGAGGCCGCCTACTGTCTCGCCGTCGAGAAGCTCCTCGGCATCGAGGACCAGATCCCGGACCGCGCGACGATCATCCGTGTGCTCCTGATGGAGCTGAACCGGCTCTCCTCGCACCTGGTGTGCATCGCCACCGGCGGCATGGAGCTCGGCGCCACCACGATCATGATCTACGGCTTCCGCGACCGTGAACTCATCCTCGACATCTACGAGCTGATCACCGGCCTGCGCATGAACCACGCGTTCATCCGGCCCGGCGGCCTCGCCCAGGACCTGCCCCCGGGCGCCGTGGACCACATCCGCGAGTTCGTGAAGAAGATGCGGAAGAACCTTCCCGAGTACGACAAGCTCGCCACCGGGAACCCCATCTTCAAGGCCCGTATGCAGGACATCGGCCACCTCGACCTGGCCGGCTGCATGGCGCTCGGTGCCACCGGACCGATCCTGCGGTCCGCCGGCCTCCCGCACGACCTGCGCAAGGCCCAGCCGTACTGCGGTTACGAGACGTACGACTTCGACGTCCCGACCACGGACACCGCCGACGCGTACGGGCGCTTCCTCATCAGGCTCGAAGAGATGCGCCAGTCGCTCGCGATCGTCGAGCAGTGCCTGGACCGGCTGCAGCCCGGGCCGGTCATGGTCGCCGACAAGAAGATCGCCTGGCCCGCCCAGCTCGCGCTCGGCCCCGACGGCCTCGGCAACTCGCTCGACCACATCAAGAAGATCATGGGCACCTCCATGGAGGCCCTGATCCACCACTTCAAGCTGGTGACCGAGGGCTTCCGCGTCCCGCCGGGACAGGCGTACGCGGCCGTCGAGTCACCCAAGGGGGAACTCGGGGTGCACGTCGTGTCCGACGGCGGCACCCGCCCCTACCGGGTCCACTACCGGGACCCGTCCTTCACCAACCTGCAGGCCATGGCGGCGATGTGCGAGGGCGGCCAGATCGCCGACGTCATCGTCGCCGTCGCGTCCATCGACCCCGTGATGGGAGGCGTCGACCGGTGA
- the nuoE gene encoding NADH-quinone oxidoreductase subunit NuoE — translation MTTTPEGVSLGMPQLPAPDYPDDVRTRLEADAREVIARYPDSRSALLPLLHLVQSEEGHVTRTGQRFCADMLGLTTAEVTAVATFYSMYRRKPSGDYQVGVCTNTLCAVMGGDAIFDALQDHLGVGNGETTGDGKVTLEHIECNAACDFAPVVMVNWEFFDNQTVASAKSLVDDLRAGTQVEPTRGAPLCTFKDTARILAGFPDERPGAVEASGGAGPASLIGLRLAKGETAPARVVHPRGSGAPGASRDGSPHDPSPSGQSPSEHLSSHDAPQDTAASDPAHPAGPAAEEGE, via the coding sequence GTGACCACGACTCCCGAGGGCGTCAGCCTGGGCATGCCCCAACTGCCCGCGCCCGATTACCCGGACGACGTCCGGACCCGGCTCGAAGCGGACGCGCGCGAGGTCATCGCCCGCTACCCGGACTCCCGGTCCGCCCTCCTTCCGCTGCTGCATCTCGTGCAGTCCGAGGAGGGCCATGTCACGCGCACGGGACAGCGGTTCTGCGCGGACATGCTCGGCCTCACCACGGCCGAGGTGACCGCGGTCGCGACCTTCTACTCCATGTACCGCCGCAAGCCGAGCGGCGACTACCAGGTGGGCGTCTGCACCAACACGCTGTGCGCGGTGATGGGCGGCGACGCGATCTTCGACGCCCTCCAGGACCACCTGGGTGTCGGCAACGGCGAGACCACCGGCGACGGCAAGGTCACCCTGGAGCACATCGAGTGCAACGCGGCCTGCGACTTCGCGCCGGTCGTGATGGTCAACTGGGAGTTCTTCGACAACCAGACCGTGGCGAGCGCCAAGAGCCTCGTCGACGACCTGCGCGCGGGAACCCAGGTCGAGCCGACCCGCGGCGCCCCCCTGTGCACGTTCAAGGATACCGCCCGCATCCTGGCGGGCTTCCCCGACGAGCGCCCCGGCGCGGTCGAGGCGAGCGGCGGCGCGGGCCCGGCCTCGCTGATCGGCCTCCGGCTGGCCAAGGGGGAGACGGCTCCCGCGCGGGTGGTGCACCCGCGCGGTTCCGGAGCTCCCGGTGCTTCCCGGGACGGGTCGCCGCACGACCCGTCACCGTCCGGCCAGTCACCGTCCGAGCACCTCAGTTCGCACGACGCACCGCAGGACACGGCGGCCTCCGACCCGGCCCACCCGGCCGGGCCCGCCGCCGAGGAGGGGGAGTGA
- the nuoF gene encoding NADH-quinone oxidoreductase subunit NuoF, which yields MTLSTQYGGTSRPETGGEHSPEKVLAPVLSAFWDEDKSWTLDTYRRHDGYEGLRKALAMSPDDLIAYVKESGLRGRGGAGFPTGMKWQFIPQGDGKPHYLVVNADESEPGTCKDIPLLFANPHSLIEGIVIACYAIRSSHAFIYLRGEVVPVLRRLHEAVREAHEAGYLGENILGSGLDLQLTVHAGAGAYICGEETALLDSLEGRRGQPRLRPPFPAVAGLYACPTVVNNVESIASVPAILHKGKEWFRSMGSEKSPGFTLYSLSGHVTSPGQYEAPLGITLRQLLDMSGGIRAGHRLKFWTPGGSSTPMFTDEHLDVPLDYEGVGAAGSMLGTKALQCFDETTCVVRAVTRWTEFYAHESCGKCTPCREGTYWLVQLLRDIEAGKGVMSDLDKLNDIADNINGKSFCALGDGAASPIFSSLKYFREEYEEHITGRGCPFDPARSTLWADKDKHTEVNA from the coding sequence ATGACCTTGTCCACTCAGTACGGGGGCACCTCCCGGCCGGAGACCGGCGGAGAGCACAGCCCCGAGAAGGTGCTCGCACCGGTGCTGTCGGCCTTCTGGGACGAGGACAAGTCCTGGACGCTGGACACGTACCGCAGGCACGACGGGTACGAGGGCCTGCGCAAGGCGCTCGCCATGTCGCCGGACGACCTCATCGCGTACGTGAAGGAATCCGGTCTGCGCGGTCGCGGCGGCGCGGGATTCCCCACCGGAATGAAGTGGCAGTTCATTCCCCAGGGCGACGGAAAGCCTCACTATCTGGTTGTCAACGCCGACGAATCGGAGCCGGGGACCTGTAAGGACATCCCGCTCCTCTTCGCGAACCCGCACAGCCTCATCGAGGGCATTGTGATCGCCTGTTACGCGATCCGGTCTTCGCACGCGTTCATCTATCTGCGGGGTGAAGTCGTCCCCGTACTGCGGCGCCTGCACGAGGCCGTGCGCGAGGCCCACGAGGCGGGCTACCTCGGTGAGAACATCCTGGGCAGCGGACTCGATCTCCAGCTCACCGTGCACGCGGGTGCGGGCGCGTACATCTGCGGTGAGGAGACCGCACTGCTCGACTCGCTCGAAGGCCGCCGTGGACAGCCGCGACTTCGTCCCCCTTTCCCTGCGGTCGCAGGTCTTTATGCCTGTCCCACTGTGGTGAACAACGTCGAGTCGATCGCGTCGGTTCCCGCGATTCTCCACAAGGGCAAAGAATGGTTCCGCTCGATGGGAAGCGAGAAGTCCCCCGGCTTCACGCTCTACTCGCTCAGCGGCCATGTCACCAGCCCCGGCCAGTACGAGGCGCCGCTCGGCATCACGCTCCGCCAGCTCCTCGACATGAGCGGCGGAATCCGGGCCGGACACCGCCTCAAGTTCTGGACGCCGGGCGGCTCCTCGACCCCGATGTTCACCGACGAACACCTCGACGTCCCTCTCGACTACGAGGGAGTGGGCGCCGCGGGTTCCATGCTCGGCACGAAAGCACTCCAGTGCTTCGACGAGACGACCTGTGTCGTACGGGCCGTCACCCGGTGGACCGAGTTCTACGCCCACGAGTCCTGCGGCAAGTGCACGCCCTGCCGCGAAGGCACGTACTGGCTCGTGCAGTTGCTGCGTGACATCGAGGCGGGCAAGGGCGTCATGTCCGACCTCGACAAGCTGAACGACATCGCCGACAACATCAACGGCAAGTCCTTCTGCGCCCTCGGCGACGGCGCCGCCTCGCCGATCTTCTCCTCCCTCAAGTACTTCCGCGAGGAGTACGAGGAGCACATCACGGGCCGCGGCTGCCCCTTCGACCCCGCCAGGTCGACGCTCTGGGCCGACAAGGACAAGCACACGGAGGTGAACGCATGA
- a CDS encoding NADH-quinone oxidoreductase subunit G: MTVTTSAPSGGGEAAVPPEDLVSLTIDGIDISVPKGTLVIRAAEQLGIEIPRFCDHPLLDPAGACRQCIVEVEGQRKPMASCTITCTDGMVVKTHLTSPVAEKAQKGVMELLLINHPLDCPVCDKGGECPLQNQAMSHGHSESRFEGRKRTYEKPVAISTQVLLDRERCVLCARCTRFSNQVAGDPMIELIERGALQQVGTGEGDPFESYFSGNTIQICPVGALTSAAYRFRSRPFDLVSSPSVCEHCSGGCATRTDHRRGKVMRRIAANDPEVNEEWICDKGRFGFRYAQTRDRLTTPLVRGESGELEPASWPEALDAAARGLLAARSRAGVLTGGRLTVEDAYAYSKFARVALDTNDIDFRARVHSAEEADFLAARVAGRGRDLDGTGVTYTALEKAPAVLLAGFESEEEAPGVFLRLRKAWRGHGQRTFSLATHATRGLEKAGGTLLSAAPGTETAWLDALASGTGLDDDGAKAAEALRTPGAVIVVGERLAAVAGGLTAAVRAATATGAQLVWIPRRAGERGAIEAGAMPSLLPGGRPATDPRARDEVTQAWKIAVLPHRHGRDTGQIVEAAATGELSALVVAGVEVADLPDPARARAALSGVGFLVSLELRPSEITEQADVVFPVAAVAEKAGTFLNWEGRARLFEAALKPDQMTRRVAPTDARVLQMLADAMDVHLGLPDLRTVRGELDRLGAWDGPRATEPLETAAQLPRPAAGEAVLAGHRLLLDQGRLQEGDEALAGTRHAAHARVSAATAAEAGVKDGDTLAVTGPAGVLELPLRITEMPDRVVWLPLNSAGGGVASDTGAAPGALVRIGPATLADDAPKEVEA; the protein is encoded by the coding sequence ATGACCGTGACCACAAGCGCTCCCTCCGGAGGCGGGGAGGCGGCGGTTCCGCCGGAGGATCTCGTCTCGCTGACGATCGACGGCATCGACATCAGCGTGCCCAAGGGCACCCTGGTCATCCGCGCCGCCGAACAGCTCGGCATCGAGATCCCCCGGTTCTGCGACCACCCCCTCCTCGACCCGGCCGGCGCCTGCCGCCAGTGCATCGTCGAGGTCGAGGGCCAGCGCAAGCCCATGGCGTCCTGCACGATCACCTGCACGGACGGGATGGTCGTCAAGACCCATCTCACCTCTCCGGTCGCCGAGAAGGCCCAGAAGGGTGTGATGGAGCTGCTGCTCATCAACCACCCGCTGGACTGTCCCGTCTGCGACAAGGGCGGCGAGTGCCCGCTGCAGAACCAGGCCATGTCGCACGGCCACTCCGAGTCCCGCTTCGAGGGCAGGAAGCGGACGTACGAGAAGCCCGTCGCGATCTCCACCCAGGTGCTGCTCGACCGTGAGCGGTGCGTGCTGTGCGCCCGCTGCACCCGGTTCTCCAACCAGGTCGCGGGCGACCCGATGATCGAACTGATCGAGCGGGGCGCGCTCCAGCAGGTCGGCACCGGCGAGGGCGACCCCTTCGAGTCGTACTTCTCCGGGAACACCATCCAGATCTGCCCGGTCGGCGCGCTCACCTCGGCGGCGTACCGATTCCGCTCGCGGCCCTTCGACCTGGTCTCGTCGCCCTCGGTGTGCGAGCACTGCTCCGGCGGCTGCGCGACCCGCACCGACCACCGGCGCGGCAAGGTCATGCGGCGTATCGCGGCGAACGACCCCGAGGTCAACGAGGAGTGGATCTGCGACAAGGGGCGCTTCGGCTTCCGGTACGCGCAAACGCGCGACCGGCTGACGACGCCTCTGGTGCGCGGCGAGTCCGGTGAGCTGGAGCCCGCCTCGTGGCCCGAGGCACTGGACGCGGCGGCCCGGGGACTCCTGGCGGCCCGCTCCCGGGCCGGTGTCCTCACCGGCGGCCGGCTGACCGTCGAGGACGCCTACGCGTACAGCAAGTTCGCGCGCGTGGCCCTCGACACGAACGACATCGACTTCCGCGCGCGCGTGCACAGCGCCGAGGAGGCCGACTTCCTGGCCGCCCGGGTCGCGGGCCGCGGCCGGGACCTCGACGGTACGGGCGTCACGTACACCGCCCTGGAGAAGGCGCCCGCGGTCCTGCTCGCCGGATTCGAGTCCGAGGAGGAGGCGCCCGGCGTCTTCCTGAGGCTCCGCAAGGCCTGGCGCGGACACGGACAGCGGACCTTCTCGCTGGCCACGCACGCGACCCGCGGACTGGAGAAGGCGGGCGGCACGCTGCTGTCGGCCGCCCCCGGCACCGAGACCGCGTGGCTGGACGCGCTGGCCTCCGGGACCGGCCTGGACGACGACGGGGCGAAGGCGGCCGAGGCGCTGCGCACCCCGGGCGCCGTGATCGTCGTCGGTGAACGGCTGGCCGCCGTGGCCGGCGGCCTCACCGCAGCCGTACGGGCCGCCACCGCGACCGGTGCCCAGCTGGTGTGGATCCCGCGCCGGGCCGGTGAACGCGGCGCGATCGAGGCGGGGGCGATGCCGTCGCTGCTGCCCGGCGGACGCCCGGCCACCGACCCGCGCGCGCGGGACGAGGTCACCCAGGCCTGGAAGATCGCCGTGCTTCCGCACCGGCACGGCCGCGACACCGGACAGATCGTCGAGGCCGCCGCCACCGGCGAACTCTCCGCGCTCGTCGTGGCGGGCGTCGAGGTCGCCGACCTCCCCGACCCCGCGCGTGCGCGTGCGGCACTCTCCGGAGTGGGCTTCCTGGTGTCGCTGGAACTGCGTCCCAGCGAGATCACCGAGCAGGCGGACGTCGTCTTCCCGGTCGCCGCGGTCGCCGAGAAGGCGGGCACCTTCCTCAACTGGGAGGGACGGGCACGTCTCTTCGAGGCCGCTCTCAAGCCCGACCAGATGACCCGCCGGGTGGCGCCCACCGACGCGCGCGTGCTGCAGATGCTGGCCGACGCCATGGACGTACACCTGGGGCTGCCCGACCTGCGGACCGTGCGCGGGGAGCTGGACCGGCTCGGTGCCTGGGACGGGCCGCGGGCCACCGAACCCCTGGAGACCGCGGCGCAGTTGCCGCGGCCCGCCGCCGGGGAGGCCGTGCTCGCCGGACACCGGCTGCTGCTCGACCAGGGCCGTCTCCAGGAGGGCGACGAGGCGCTCGCCGGGACCCGGCACGCCGCCCACGCGCGCGTGTCGGCCGCCACGGCCGCCGAGGCGGGCGTCAAGGACGGCGACACGCTGGCCGTGACGGGGCCCGCCGGAGTGCTCGAACTGCCGCTGCGGATCACGGAGATGCCCGACCGGGTGGTCTGGCTGCCGCTGAACTCCGCCGGGGGAGGCGTCGCCTCGGACACGGGCGCGGCTCCCGGCGCACTCGTCCGCATCGGACCGGCGACGCTCGCCGACGACGCTCCCAAGGAGGTGGAGGCATGA
- the nuoH gene encoding NADH-quinone oxidoreductase subunit NuoH, which produces MTPDLTAPVYLAAEDLSVFGRDVWWLVVIKAVFCFAFLMITVLFSIVWERKVVAWMQLRIGPNRHGPWGMLQSLADGIKLMLKEDLIVKRADKVVYILAPIIAAIPAFMAIAVIPFGPADNQISIFGQRTTMQLTDLPIAMLYILAVASVGIYGIVLAGWSSGSTYPLLGGLRSCAQMISYEIAMGAAFASVFLYSGSMSTSEIVAQQQDRWYIILLPVSFLIYIVTMVGETNRAPFDMPESEGDLVGGFNTEYSSIKFALFMLAEYVNMVTVSAVSVTLFLGGWRAPWPISTFWEGANHGWWPMLWFVIKVQLLLFFFIWLRGTLPRVRYDQLMKLGWKVLIPVSVVWLMLVATVRTLRNENYDFADIALYVGGGVLVLLLLSFIVDMFRERKDAESAREAPDEPVAFDPMAGGYPVPPLPGQELPPVPRRRPRRERELIVSGGVNTDSDGSDGTRDGKEASDG; this is translated from the coding sequence ATGACCCCGGACCTCACCGCGCCGGTGTACCTGGCCGCGGAGGACCTCTCCGTGTTCGGTCGCGACGTCTGGTGGCTGGTCGTCATCAAGGCGGTCTTCTGCTTCGCCTTCCTGATGATCACCGTGCTCTTCTCCATCGTGTGGGAGCGCAAGGTCGTCGCCTGGATGCAGCTGCGCATCGGCCCCAACCGGCACGGCCCCTGGGGCATGCTCCAGTCGCTCGCCGACGGCATCAAGCTGATGCTCAAGGAAGACCTGATCGTCAAGCGCGCGGACAAGGTCGTCTACATCCTCGCGCCGATCATCGCGGCGATCCCGGCCTTCATGGCGATCGCGGTGATCCCCTTCGGGCCGGCCGACAACCAGATCTCGATCTTCGGCCAGCGCACCACGATGCAGCTCACCGACCTGCCGATCGCGATGCTCTACATCCTCGCGGTCGCCTCGGTCGGCATCTACGGCATCGTCCTCGCGGGCTGGTCCTCCGGGTCCACGTATCCGCTGCTCGGCGGTCTGCGCTCGTGCGCGCAGATGATCTCGTACGAGATCGCCATGGGCGCCGCGTTCGCTTCGGTGTTCCTGTACTCCGGCTCGATGTCGACCTCGGAGATCGTCGCCCAGCAGCAGGACCGCTGGTACATCATCCTGCTGCCGGTGTCGTTCCTGATCTACATCGTGACGATGGTCGGCGAGACCAACCGCGCCCCCTTCGACATGCCGGAGTCCGAGGGCGACCTGGTCGGCGGCTTCAACACCGAGTACTCGTCCATCAAGTTCGCGCTGTTCATGCTCGCCGAGTACGTGAACATGGTGACCGTCTCCGCGGTCTCCGTGACGCTCTTCCTGGGCGGCTGGCGGGCTCCCTGGCCGATCAGCACCTTCTGGGAGGGCGCCAACCACGGCTGGTGGCCGATGCTGTGGTTCGTCATCAAGGTGCAGCTGCTGCTGTTCTTCTTCATCTGGCTGCGCGGCACGCTGCCCCGCGTGCGCTACGACCAGCTGATGAAGCTCGGCTGGAAGGTCCTGATCCCGGTCTCCGTGGTCTGGCTGATGCTGGTCGCGACCGTGCGGACCCTGCGGAACGAGAACTACGACTTCGCCGACATCGCCCTGTACGTGGGCGGCGGCGTCCTCGTCCTGCTGCTGCTCTCGTTCATCGTCGACATGTTCCGCGAACGCAAGGACGCCGAGAGCGCCCGGGAGGCGCCGGACGAACCCGTCGCCTTCGACCCGATGGCGGGCGGATATCCCGTGCCGCCGCTGCCGGGACAGGAGCTGCCGCCGGTGCCCCGGCGCCGCCCGCGCCGGGAGCGGGAGTTGATTGTCAGTGGTGGCGTGAATACTGACAGTGACGGATCCGATGGAACTCGTGACGGAAAGGAGGCGTCCGATGGCTGA
- the nuoI gene encoding NADH-quinone oxidoreductase subunit NuoI has protein sequence MADEQKETKSGFQNPVAGFGVTFKAMFKKRLTEQYPEQQKTTAPRFHGRHQLNRHPDGLEKCVGCELCAWACPADAIYVEGADNTEEERYSPGERYGRVYQINYARCILCGLCIEACPTRALTMTNEFELADSSRANLIYTKEQLLAGLEEGMVESPHSIFPGMDEQDYYQGLVTEAAPGTKPQVAVSKGEVPQEAASTFGEDEPASERVIGR, from the coding sequence ATGGCTGATGAGCAGAAGGAGACCAAATCCGGTTTCCAGAATCCCGTCGCAGGCTTCGGCGTGACCTTCAAGGCCATGTTCAAGAAGCGGCTGACCGAGCAGTATCCGGAACAGCAGAAGACCACCGCACCGCGCTTCCACGGCCGGCACCAGCTCAACCGGCATCCGGACGGCCTGGAGAAGTGCGTCGGCTGCGAGCTGTGCGCCTGGGCGTGTCCCGCCGACGCCATCTACGTGGAGGGCGCGGACAACACCGAGGAGGAGCGCTACTCCCCGGGCGAGCGGTACGGGCGCGTCTACCAGATCAACTACGCCCGCTGCATCCTGTGCGGCCTGTGCATCGAGGCGTGCCCCACGCGCGCGCTGACGATGACCAACGAGTTCGAGCTGGCCGACAGCAGCCGCGCCAACCTCATCTACACCAAGGAGCAGCTGCTCGCCGGCCTGGAGGAGGGCATGGTCGAGTCGCCGCACTCGATCTTCCCGGGCATGGACGAGCAGGACTACTACCAGGGGCTGGTCACCGAGGCCGCGCCCGGTACGAAGCCGCAGGTCGCCGTCTCCAAGGGCGAGGTGCCGCAGGAGGCCGCGTCGACCTTCGGCGAGGACGAGCCGGCGTCGGAGCGGGTGATCGGCCGATGA
- a CDS encoding NADH-quinone oxidoreductase subunit J: MTAQLAAHSGSLAADAATSLAAYSTSTGEAFQFWILGTVAVIGALCTVFMKKSVHSALCLAGTMIILAVFYLANGAYFLGIVQVVVYTGAIMMLFLFVVMLVGVTAADSLKETIKGQRWLALLCGLGFGILLCAGIGNASLNEFEGLAQANAGGNVEGLAALIFTKYVFAFEITGALLITAAVGAMVLTHRERTERAKTQRELAGERVRANKQLPPLPAPGVYARHNAVDIAGLLPDGTPSELTVISTLRERGQIRDVSDEAIKDLKALEQRSGERLGREGRAEEAAK; the protein is encoded by the coding sequence ATGACCGCGCAACTCGCCGCCCACTCCGGCTCCCTGGCGGCCGATGCCGCCACCTCCCTGGCGGCCTACTCGACCTCCACCGGCGAGGCATTCCAGTTCTGGATCCTCGGCACCGTCGCCGTGATCGGCGCCCTGTGCACCGTCTTCATGAAGAAGTCCGTGCACAGCGCGCTCTGCCTCGCCGGAACCATGATCATCCTGGCGGTGTTCTACCTCGCCAACGGTGCCTACTTCCTGGGCATCGTGCAGGTCGTCGTCTACACCGGCGCGATCATGATGCTGTTCCTCTTCGTGGTCATGCTCGTCGGTGTCACCGCGGCGGACTCCCTGAAGGAGACCATCAAGGGCCAGCGCTGGCTGGCCCTCCTGTGCGGGCTCGGCTTCGGGATCCTGCTGTGCGCGGGCATCGGCAACGCGTCGCTGAACGAGTTCGAGGGCCTGGCCCAGGCCAACGCCGGCGGCAACGTGGAGGGCCTCGCCGCCCTCATCTTCACGAAGTACGTCTTCGCCTTCGAGATCACCGGCGCCCTGCTCATCACGGCCGCCGTCGGCGCCATGGTGCTCACCCACCGGGAGCGCACCGAGCGGGCCAAGACCCAGCGCGAGCTGGCCGGTGAGCGCGTACGGGCGAACAAGCAGCTTCCGCCGCTGCCCGCCCCCGGCGTCTACGCCCGGCACAACGCGGTGGACATCGCCGGTCTCCTCCCGGACGGCACCCCGTCCGAACTGACCGTCATCAGCACGCTCCGCGAGCGCGGTCAGATCCGCGACGTGTCGGACGAGGCCATCAAGGACCTGAAGGCCCTTGAACAGCGTTCCGGGGAGCGGCTCGGCCGCGAAGGCCGCGCAGAGGAGGCCGCGAAGTGA
- the nuoK gene encoding NADH-quinone oxidoreductase subunit NuoK, translating into MNPVNYLYLAAVLFTIGASGVLIRRNAIVVFMCIELMLNACNLAFVAFSRMHGNLDGQIIAFFTMVVAAAEVVVGLAIIVSLFRSRHSASVDDASLMKL; encoded by the coding sequence GTGAATCCCGTCAACTACCTCTACCTCGCCGCCGTGTTGTTCACGATCGGCGCCTCGGGTGTCCTGATCAGGCGGAACGCGATCGTGGTGTTCATGTGCATCGAGCTGATGCTCAACGCCTGCAACCTCGCGTTCGTCGCCTTCTCCCGTATGCACGGCAATCTCGACGGCCAGATCATCGCCTTCTTCACGATGGTCGTCGCCGCCGCGGAGGTCGTGGTCGGGCTCGCGATCATCGTGTCGCTGTTCCGTTCCCGCCACTCGGCCTCGGTCGACGACGCCAGCCTGATGAAGCTGTAA